A region from the Paludicola sp. MB14-C6 genome encodes:
- a CDS encoding extracellular solute-binding protein gives MKKILSILLILTCILSFTACSGNKNNKVVIYSSAEDFRNEYILKRLKEQFPKYDIALQYQSTGNNAAKLKSEGKSTECDIVLGLESGYMELLSDNFAKLDSYDNAKYINEMKISSDKYAIWERYSGTIVINKKVLQEKGLPVPKSYNDLLDPKYKDLIAMPNPKASGTGYIFLKSIVNAMGEEKAFQYFDSLSKNVLQFTSSGSGPVKLLVSGEIGIGLGLTLQAVKEINDGVNLELIQFSEGLPYTTTGFGIIEGKQNKQATKDVFNYLYSTLINEDKDKYSPEQIFEGQTIKVENYPKEIKYSNMDGIRDLKEKDRLLAKWKY, from the coding sequence ATGAAAAAAATACTATCAATTTTACTTATACTAACTTGCATTTTATCCTTTACTGCCTGCTCAGGTAACAAAAACAATAAGGTTGTTATCTATTCGAGTGCAGAAGATTTTAGAAATGAATATATACTAAAAAGATTAAAAGAACAATTTCCTAAATATGATATTGCTTTACAATATCAATCTACAGGTAATAACGCTGCAAAGCTAAAGAGTGAAGGTAAAAGCACTGAATGTGATATCGTTTTAGGACTTGAAAGCGGCTATATGGAACTGCTAAGTGATAATTTTGCGAAACTTGATTCTTACGATAACGCAAAATACATTAATGAAATGAAAATCAGCAGTGACAAATATGCAATTTGGGAACGTTATAGCGGTACTATTGTTATAAACAAAAAAGTTTTGCAAGAAAAGGGCTTACCTGTTCCTAAAAGCTACAATGATTTATTAGATCCAAAATACAAAGATTTAATTGCTATGCCAAATCCAAAGGCTTCCGGAACAGGATATATCTTTTTAAAATCTATTGTTAACGCAATGGGCGAAGAAAAAGCATTCCAATATTTTGATTCTTTATCAAAAAACGTTCTTCAATTTACTTCATCAGGCTCCGGACCTGTTAAGCTACTCGTTTCCGGTGAAATCGGCATTGGCTTAGGCTTAACACTTCAAGCAGTAAAAGAAATAAACGACGGCGTCAATTTAGAATTGATTCAGTTTAGTGAAGGACTTCCATATACTACAACCGGATTTGGTATTATTGAAGGAAAACAAAATAAGCAAGCAACGAAAGATGTATTTAACTATCTATATTCTACACTCATTAATGAAGATAAAGATAAATATTCTCCGGAACAAATTTTTGAAGGACAAACTATTAAAGTTGAGAACTATCCTAAAGAAATTAAATACTCCAATATGGACGGAATTAGAGATTTAAAAGAAAA